In Falsibacillus albus, a single window of DNA contains:
- a CDS encoding GatB/YqeY domain-containing protein has translation MSLLERLNEDMKQAMKNKEKDKLSVIRMIKAALQNEAIKLGKQELTEDEELTVLSREVKQRKDSLLEFENAGREDLAEKVRTEITYVEIYMPKQLSEEEVRQLVEETIKEVNASSKAEMGKVMSALMPKVKGKADGSLVSKLVQQLLT, from the coding sequence ATGAGTCTTCTCGAACGTTTAAATGAAGATATGAAACAAGCGATGAAGAATAAGGAAAAAGATAAGCTCTCCGTCATTAGGATGATTAAGGCGGCATTGCAGAATGAAGCGATCAAACTTGGTAAACAAGAGTTGACGGAAGACGAAGAGTTGACAGTTCTTTCTCGCGAAGTCAAGCAACGCAAAGACTCCCTTCTGGAATTTGAGAACGCCGGTCGTGAAGATTTGGCGGAAAAAGTTCGCACGGAAATAACTTACGTTGAAATATACATGCCAAAGCAGCTCTCAGAGGAAGAAGTACGTCAATTAGTGGAAGAAACCATTAAGGAAGTAAATGCTTCTTCTAAGGCTGAAATGGGTAAAGTGATGAGTGCCTTAATGCCTAAAGTTAAAGGCAAAGCAGATGGGTCACTCGTGAGCAAACTTGTTCAACAACTTTTAACTTAA